In Acidobacteriota bacterium, the genomic window CTCTACCCGGCCGACCGGCGTCACCCGGAAGGGAAACTGCGGCTCCTGTACGAAGCGGGACCGATGGCCTTCCTCTTCCGGCAGGCCCGCGGTGCGGAGAGCGACGGTTCCGGTTCCCTCCTCGAGCGCGCTCCGCGCACGCTCCACGACCGGACGCCGGTCCTGCTCGGTGGAGAGCGGGACGTGAAAGAGTTTCTCGCCCGGCGCAGCGGAACGGATCCC contains:
- a CDS encoding class 1 fructose-bisphosphatase produces the protein LYPADRRHPEGKLRLLYEAGPMAFLFRQARGAESDGSGSLLERAPRTLHDRTPVLLGGERDVKEFLARRSGTDPERT